In Ancylothrix sp. D3o, the following proteins share a genomic window:
- the treZ gene encoding malto-oligosyltrehalose trehalohydrolase, whose translation MKLGAYYTGNETCEFTVWAPLLKEVALKIITPEERLIPMKKEDEIEGFWKATVQGIKPGTQYYYQLEANKNLPDPASYYQPEGVHGPSQIIDPNSYEWKEQNWAGVPIQEMIIYELHIGTFTKEGTFEAAIPHLKNLKELGINAIEIMPVAQFPGNRNWGYDGVFPYAVQNTYGGPDGLKKFVDACHQHGISVILDVVYNHLGPEGNYLPEYGPYFTNKYRPIWGEALNFDDHYSDGVREYFLENALYWLRDFHIDGLRLDAIQAIFEVGARPFLQELSDHVAILGEELGRKLYLIAESDLNDVKILRPKELGGFGLDAQWCDDFHHALHALLTGENDRYYQDYGKCEHLEKSFRESFVFTGQYAPHRHRKHGNASKDQPAQQFVVFAQTHDQIGNRINGDRLSTTINFEALKLAAGAVFISPFLPFIFMGEEYGEPAPFYYFISHSDAQLIEMVRQDKKEEFKHFEGRGEYQDPQGEETFNKCKLNWQLKQQGKHKTLWEWHQKLIEMRRTIPAIKKLDKNSLDVWSLEEEKIIFLRRWADNNQIFAIMNFNQNESHFTAQIPTGKWQKILDSSEEKWLGSGSRLPETIESGKQLTIKPQSFAVYQLS comes from the coding sequence GTGAAACTTGGCGCATATTATACTGGCAACGAAACCTGTGAATTTACAGTTTGGGCGCCCTTATTAAAAGAAGTAGCCCTCAAAATAATCACCCCCGAAGAACGTCTAATCCCCATGAAAAAAGAAGACGAAATCGAGGGATTTTGGAAAGCAACAGTCCAAGGAATAAAACCAGGCACACAATATTATTATCAACTAGAAGCAAACAAAAACCTCCCTGATCCCGCCTCCTATTATCAACCCGAAGGCGTACATGGCCCCTCCCAAATCATCGATCCCAACAGCTATGAATGGAAAGAGCAAAACTGGGCCGGTGTCCCCATTCAAGAAATGATCATCTATGAGCTGCACATAGGAACATTCACAAAAGAAGGAACCTTTGAAGCAGCAATCCCGCATCTAAAAAACCTAAAAGAGCTTGGAATAAACGCCATAGAAATCATGCCAGTAGCCCAATTTCCTGGGAACAGAAATTGGGGCTACGACGGCGTATTTCCCTACGCAGTTCAAAACACTTATGGCGGGCCAGACGGCCTCAAAAAATTCGTAGATGCCTGCCATCAACACGGCATATCAGTTATTTTAGACGTCGTATATAACCACCTTGGGCCCGAAGGAAACTATCTGCCAGAATACGGCCCCTACTTTACAAACAAATACCGGCCAATTTGGGGAGAAGCCCTCAACTTTGACGACCATTATAGCGATGGAGTCCGCGAATATTTCCTAGAAAACGCCTTATATTGGCTCAGAGACTTTCACATCGACGGACTGCGACTAGATGCCATCCAAGCCATCTTTGAAGTAGGCGCTAGACCATTCCTTCAAGAACTCTCAGATCACGTTGCCATCTTAGGAGAAGAACTAGGAAGAAAACTGTACTTAATAGCAGAAAGCGACCTAAACGACGTCAAAATTTTGCGCCCCAAAGAACTCGGAGGTTTCGGCTTAGATGCCCAATGGTGCGATGACTTTCACCACGCATTACACGCCCTATTAACCGGCGAAAACGACCGCTACTATCAAGACTATGGCAAATGCGAACACCTCGAAAAATCCTTTCGAGAAAGCTTCGTATTCACCGGCCAATATGCCCCCCACCGGCACAGAAAACACGGCAACGCCTCCAAAGATCAACCGGCCCAACAATTCGTCGTATTTGCCCAAACCCACGACCAAATAGGCAACCGAATAAACGGCGATAGACTATCAACAACAATCAACTTTGAAGCCTTAAAACTCGCAGCCGGTGCCGTCTTCATTTCCCCCTTTCTTCCCTTTATATTCATGGGAGAAGAATACGGAGAACCCGCCCCCTTCTACTACTTCATCAGTCACAGCGACGCCCAACTAATCGAAATGGTACGCCAAGACAAAAAAGAAGAATTCAAACACTTTGAAGGGCGAGGAGAATACCAAGACCCCCAAGGTGAAGAAACCTTCAACAAGTGCAAACTTAACTGGCAACTAAAACAACAAGGAAAACACAAAACCCTCTGGGAATGGCATCAAAAACTCATCGAAATGCGGCGTACCATACCCGCCATCAAAAAACTCGATAAAAACAGTTTAGATGTTTGGAGTCTCGAAGAAGAAAAAATCATCTTCCTGCGCCGGTGGGCAGACAATAACCAAATCTTTGCCATAATGAACTTCAACCAAAACGAAAGCCATTTTACCGCCCAAATTCCCACCGGCAAATGGCAAAAAATCCTCGATTCCAGCGAGGAAAAATGGCTAGGTAGCGGTAGTCGTTTACCCGAAACAATAGAAAGCGGAAAACAACTCACCATCAAACCTCAAAGTTTTGCAGTGTACCAACTCAGCTAA
- a CDS encoding YebC/PmpR family DNA-binding transcriptional regulator, translating to MAGHSKWANIKRQKARVDAVKGKVFTKISREIIVAARSGIPDPAGNFQLRTAIEKAKAAGIPNENIERAIAKGAGKFGADGNSLEAIRYEGYGAGGVAVIVEALTDNRNRTAADLRVAFSKNGGNLGETGCVSWMFTQKGVVTVCGPVDEDKLLEVCLEAGADSYELIEGNEEDDPLDAEVFTDVTNLEGCSQVLKAAGFKVKGAEFRWISNNYVEVNEADQSRLLLRLMDALDDLDDVQNVTANFDMADDLVFAPVG from the coding sequence ATGGCCGGTCATAGTAAGTGGGCAAATATTAAGCGTCAAAAGGCGAGAGTTGATGCGGTGAAGGGTAAGGTTTTTACGAAGATTTCGCGGGAAATTATTGTTGCGGCGCGTTCGGGTATTCCAGATCCGGCGGGTAATTTTCAGTTGCGAACGGCTATTGAAAAGGCGAAGGCTGCGGGAATTCCTAATGAGAATATTGAGCGGGCTATTGCTAAGGGTGCGGGTAAGTTTGGTGCGGATGGTAATAGTTTGGAGGCGATTCGTTATGAGGGTTATGGTGCTGGGGGTGTGGCGGTTATTGTTGAGGCTTTGACGGATAATCGTAATCGCACTGCGGCTGATTTACGGGTGGCTTTTAGTAAGAATGGTGGGAATTTGGGGGAGACTGGTTGTGTGAGTTGGATGTTTACTCAAAAGGGTGTGGTGACGGTTTGTGGGCCGGTGGATGAGGATAAGTTATTGGAGGTTTGTTTGGAGGCTGGGGCTGATTCTTATGAGTTAATTGAGGGCAATGAGGAGGATGATCCTCTTGATGCTGAGGTGTTTACGGATGTGACGAATTTGGAAGGATGTAGTCAGGTTTTGAAGGCTGCCGGTTTTAAGGTTAAGGGGGCTGAGTTTCGCTGGATTTCTAATAATTATGTTGAGGTTAATGAGGCGGATCAGTCGCGTTTGTTGTTGCGTTTGATGGATGCTTTGGATGATTTGGATGATGTGCAGAATGTGACGGCTAATTTTGATATGGCTGATGATTTGGTGTTTGCGCCGGTGGGTTAG
- a CDS encoding DUF86 domain-containing protein has product MLERDLHSLVDILMSAKQALMYVSGKTKTEFFENRLVQDAVIRRIEIVGEAGRRISEQTRLSLSQIPWTQIIGMRNFIVHEYDKVDLEVVWQVVQNNLPALIAEIEKVVPAEDEE; this is encoded by the coding sequence ATGTTAGAGCGTGATTTACATTCACTTGTGGATATTTTAATGTCTGCAAAACAAGCTTTAATGTATGTGTCCGGAAAAACGAAAACAGAGTTTTTTGAAAACCGATTAGTGCAAGATGCAGTAATTCGCAGAATAGAAATTGTCGGGGAAGCTGGACGACGAATTTCTGAACAAACGCGGCTGTCACTTAGTCAAATTCCCTGGACTCAAATCATTGGAATGCGTAACTTTATCGTCCACGAATATGATAAAGTTGATTTAGAAGTAGTGTGGCAAGTCGTGCAAAATAATTTACCCGCCTTAATTGCGGAAATTGAAAAAGTGGTGCCGGCGGAAGATGAAGAATAA
- a CDS encoding nucleotidyltransferase family protein, which produces MKVKNIDLPMDKIADFCQRWKVIEFSLFGSVLRDDFRPDSDIDILVKWAPDAGTTFSDLDEMEEELKSLFGRDVDLVSKRAIENSLNYLRRKAILNSAELIYVRA; this is translated from the coding sequence ATGAAAGTAAAAAATATTGACCTCCCAATGGATAAAATAGCAGATTTTTGTCAACGGTGGAAAGTCATAGAATTTTCCTTATTTGGGTCAGTTTTGCGGGATGATTTTCGGCCTGATAGCGATATAGACATCTTGGTGAAATGGGCCCCTGATGCCGGTACTACTTTCAGCGATTTAGATGAAATGGAAGAAGAATTAAAATCCCTATTTGGGCGTGATGTAGACTTAGTGAGCAAGAGAGCAATTGAAAACAGCTTAAATTATTTACGACGCAAAGCAATTTTAAATTCTGCGGAGCTCATTTATGTTAGAGCGTGA
- a CDS encoding FAD-dependent hydroxylase produces MNAQNQTPAFDYDIAIVGGGIAGATLAACLNNSGLKVALIEAQSQEAAASKQQVYAITLLSGEIFKGIGIWEKIREKIAGFSEINLSDTGKVGALFYPGDLKREEVGYAGEHSAILPVLQEFINTCSNVSWFCPAQVAGVSYYGDFAEIELLENSQSKRIKTRLVVAADGARSPIREAAGIRTNGWKYWQSCITTRIKPEKAHKNVAYERFWPSGPFAILPLPNNRCNIVWTAPHAEAKAMMELSDEGFLAELKQRYGEQMGNIELEGERRIFNVQLMQSECYVLPRLALIGDAAHCCHPVGGQGLNMGIRDAAALAEVLRKAHQKGEDIGALKVLKKYEGWRKFENLVILGFTDLLDRMFSNKFMPLVLLRQLGLWVLRKVGPVKVLALRLMTGLLGRMPEVAQR; encoded by the coding sequence ATGAACGCGCAAAACCAAACACCGGCCTTTGATTATGATATCGCTATTGTGGGTGGGGGGATTGCCGGTGCCACTCTGGCCGCCTGCTTGAACAATTCTGGCCTAAAAGTTGCTTTGATTGAAGCGCAATCTCAAGAAGCAGCAGCCTCAAAACAACAGGTTTATGCTATTACTTTACTGTCGGGAGAGATTTTTAAAGGCATAGGAATTTGGGAGAAAATTAGGGAGAAAATTGCCGGCTTTTCGGAAATTAATTTATCGGATACCGGCAAAGTTGGGGCGCTTTTTTATCCTGGTGATTTAAAGCGAGAAGAAGTTGGCTATGCCGGTGAACATTCGGCGATTTTGCCGGTTTTGCAGGAGTTTATAAACACTTGTTCTAATGTTAGTTGGTTTTGTCCGGCACAGGTGGCCGGTGTTTCTTATTATGGCGATTTTGCGGAAATTGAACTGTTAGAAAATTCCCAATCTAAACGCATTAAAACTCGTCTTGTTGTGGCTGCTGATGGTGCGCGTTCTCCCATCCGCGAGGCGGCGGGTATTCGTACTAACGGTTGGAAGTATTGGCAATCTTGTATTACGACGAGAATTAAACCGGAAAAAGCGCATAAAAATGTTGCTTATGAGCGGTTTTGGCCGAGTGGGCCCTTTGCAATTTTGCCTTTACCAAATAATCGTTGTAATATTGTTTGGACTGCACCTCATGCGGAAGCAAAGGCGATGATGGAACTTAGCGATGAGGGGTTTTTGGCTGAGCTAAAACAGCGTTATGGTGAGCAAATGGGGAATATTGAATTGGAGGGAGAACGACGTATTTTTAATGTGCAATTAATGCAGTCTGAATGTTATGTTTTGCCGAGGTTGGCGTTAATTGGAGATGCGGCGCATTGTTGTCATCCTGTGGGGGGTCAGGGTTTAAATATGGGTATTAGAGATGCGGCGGCGTTGGCTGAGGTTTTGAGAAAAGCGCATCAAAAGGGTGAGGATATTGGGGCGTTGAAGGTGTTAAAAAAATATGAGGGTTGGCGAAAGTTTGAAAATTTGGTGATTTTAGGGTTTACTGATTTGTTGGATCGGATGTTTTCTAATAAGTTTATGCCGTTGGTTTTGCTTCGTCAGTTGGGTTTGTGGGTGTTGAGAAAGGTGGGGCCGGTGAAAGTTTTAGCCCTACGTTTAATGACCGGCCTGTTAGGAAGAATGCCTGAAGTTGCTCAACGCTGA
- a CDS encoding CHAT domain-containing protein, protein MAKVCILSIDYADFDKEFAVSLRIKGVSRLKTNSDDDDDDGTTIAANGKLRAAPELRENYNKWQERYRSLEGRHRGIIVGGTRTKTISQIQEECKESFDELVMSFREWLNCDQFRELQYELRTNLQPDEEVRVMVLTDNDLLRKMPWDTWDLLSRYKKAGVTIGPRRYQRPAKTVTTEKLKILAILGNRKNIDINHDLEILNQLPGAEVKFCPEPKRKEFEKLWHEKWDILFFAGHSWSKKAGETGYLYINQEERIEISEIEESLKEAAEKGLKLAIFNSCDGLGLAKKLEQMNIPQVIVWREPVPDMVAQKFLKKFLQEFSQGNSLDRAMTKAKAKLREASNLEKNYPGASWLPFISANPLAEPLQWPVISSPPETPPETNSESSLIPPPPKQNKTLFFTMGGIVIGAILLFFAYQTLLNKPTPQTKPKPQKVGWVMPTITPNYPQR, encoded by the coding sequence ATGGCGAAAGTGTGCATTTTATCTATAGACTATGCCGATTTTGATAAAGAATTCGCTGTTTCGCTGCGAATCAAAGGAGTAAGCCGCCTTAAAACAAACTCTGATGATGATGATGATGATGGCACAACAATAGCTGCAAACGGCAAACTTCGCGCTGCACCAGAACTACGAGAAAACTATAATAAATGGCAAGAAAGATACCGCAGTTTAGAAGGACGCCACCGAGGCATTATAGTAGGCGGAACACGGACTAAAACCATTAGCCAAATTCAAGAAGAATGCAAAGAATCATTTGATGAGTTGGTTATGAGTTTCCGAGAGTGGTTAAATTGTGACCAATTTCGGGAACTTCAGTATGAATTGAGAACTAACTTACAGCCCGATGAAGAAGTGAGGGTCATGGTTTTAACTGATAACGATTTGCTGCGAAAAATGCCTTGGGATACCTGGGATCTTTTGTCGCGCTATAAAAAAGCAGGAGTGACAATTGGGCCACGCCGCTACCAACGTCCTGCCAAAACTGTCACCACAGAAAAACTCAAAATTTTAGCAATTTTGGGCAACCGTAAAAATATTGATATAAACCACGATCTGGAAATTTTAAACCAATTACCGGGTGCTGAAGTGAAATTTTGCCCGGAACCCAAACGCAAAGAATTTGAAAAACTGTGGCATGAAAAATGGGATATTTTATTTTTTGCCGGTCACAGTTGGAGCAAAAAAGCCGGAGAAACTGGCTACCTTTATATCAACCAAGAAGAACGCATAGAAATTAGCGAAATAGAAGAATCCTTAAAAGAAGCAGCAGAAAAAGGTTTAAAACTAGCAATATTTAACTCTTGTGATGGTTTGGGATTAGCAAAAAAACTCGAACAAATGAACATCCCCCAGGTGATAGTTTGGCGAGAACCCGTTCCAGATATGGTAGCCCAGAAATTTTTAAAAAAGTTTTTACAAGAATTTTCACAAGGAAATTCCTTAGACCGCGCCATGACAAAAGCTAAAGCAAAATTGCGAGAAGCGTCCAACTTAGAAAAAAACTATCCTGGGGCAAGTTGGTTGCCATTTATTTCGGCAAATCCCCTAGCAGAACCCTTGCAGTGGCCGGTGATTTCTTCTCCTCCCGAAACTCCCCCCGAAACAAACAGCGAATCTAGCTTAATTCCGCCCCCACCAAAACAAAATAAAACCTTATTTTTCACGATGGGAGGAATAGTGATAGGTGCTATTTTGCTGTTTTTTGCCTACCAAACTTTGCTCAACAAACCCACCCCACAAACCAAACCAAAACCCCAAAAAGTAGGGTGGGTTATGCCAACAATAACCCCAAACTATCCTCAGCGTTGA
- a CDS encoding DUF1822 family protein, with product MFKIKNRQMFEQMEAQITPEDQETAWKETENFSNPIARYNAYLNSVCLKTFVAWLQDWLREEKTAIKPLVLPSLKSLITLWEVLNGTAINVGEMRLILIPSDDLDIFELRVPQEWVDNPNWVGDYYLAVGVNLDSDEQDCWLKIAGFATHRKLKNDGVYNPLDRSYSLPVAALNQSLMVMELLTGLDVREELEELEIVSENEAEFLLKKLGNNAIYSPRLVPEVAVEKWVALISNEAWREKLYQKRMGMENVIKPVVNLGRWLEGVLEAGWQSLEETYWAAKESITAQKVYATDWRNEVLPTVRLVMTVTPKEEGKTDICLQLQPAPGELCLQPNVKLIVQNEQQETMQEEEAGRETLFIEINLTTDQPGDQFCVIITAGDQSITETFEV from the coding sequence ATGTTTAAGATTAAAAATAGACAAATGTTTGAGCAAATGGAAGCGCAAATTACGCCGGAAGACCAAGAAACAGCCTGGAAAGAAACAGAAAACTTTTCTAACCCCATTGCTCGCTACAATGCGTATCTTAATTCGGTTTGTTTAAAAACTTTTGTTGCATGGTTACAAGACTGGCTGAGAGAAGAGAAAACAGCTATTAAGCCTTTAGTTTTGCCGAGTCTTAAAAGTTTAATAACGCTTTGGGAAGTGCTTAATGGGACAGCAATTAATGTAGGAGAAATGCGTTTAATTTTAATTCCCAGCGATGATTTAGATATTTTTGAATTAAGAGTGCCTCAAGAATGGGTAGATAACCCAAACTGGGTAGGAGACTATTATTTGGCAGTGGGAGTTAATTTAGATAGCGATGAGCAAGATTGCTGGTTGAAGATTGCCGGTTTTGCTACCCACAGAAAGTTAAAAAATGATGGGGTTTATAATCCTCTGGATCGCAGTTATAGCTTGCCAGTGGCGGCTTTAAACCAAAGTTTAATGGTGATGGAATTACTAACAGGTTTGGATGTGCGGGAAGAACTAGAAGAATTGGAAATTGTTAGCGAAAATGAGGCGGAATTTTTGCTGAAGAAGTTAGGGAATAATGCAATTTATTCGCCGCGCTTAGTACCAGAGGTAGCGGTGGAAAAATGGGTGGCTTTGATTAGTAATGAAGCTTGGAGAGAAAAGCTTTATCAAAAGCGAATGGGGATGGAAAATGTGATAAAGCCGGTGGTGAATTTGGGCCGGTGGTTGGAGGGAGTTTTGGAGGCCGGTTGGCAGAGTTTAGAGGAGACATATTGGGCTGCCAAAGAATCAATTACCGCCCAAAAAGTATATGCAACCGATTGGCGAAATGAAGTGTTACCGACAGTCCGGTTAGTAATGACAGTCACTCCTAAAGAAGAAGGAAAAACTGACATTTGTTTGCAACTACAACCGGCACCGGGGGAACTTTGCTTGCAACCAAATGTGAAACTCATTGTGCAAAATGAACAACAAGAAACTATGCAAGAAGAAGAAGCCGGTAGAGAAACATTATTTATCGAAATAAATTTAACAACGGATCAACCAGGCGATCAATTCTGTGTTATTATAACTGCGGGAGATCAAAGCATCACCGAAACTTTTGAAGTTTAA
- a CDS encoding sigma-70 family RNA polymerase sigma factor, translating to MVSFSYTSPLNKVKGSQDAWAIKFDENVFLVSLGVICGESAKMSNIPRLSQRPANQDKFCTSSIFEAGIGCSRIVWKQRPHLVRNFDLYQKKEQELSQLCRLADKEQGIALFWLKIATGRCEPQIWEPVNRNQLAMEHLAAYFQTNCYYAAKEIFSQSPEHSWDDYFGIAMVFVYDFNKLFSLLKSYKNSQGTLANYVQKALINTIKSEAKVRRFSRWRLLCTKGEENLKDALAKANFDSAEIACFLFARKYFRQVYLIKVKNPNRPKGQQWPEPDSQDFEAAAQCYNAEKMLPIAPHEVSAGLNVRGKNIESWMKSCIEALQNYRKIPLSLDYLEEAGITIPANEEEEETPTPSEQKKPTFPQLSKETQAAFWQKLQTLKPEQHKLLLLNYGIGLTQQEMEKFLGVKQSSISRRRDTIHKNFLQTLTKISGADQWVKQYIDGWLINKYRSPEHFDLIQAGLVEAIKKLEAESQQILQVCYGQKIAVEQIAKLQGIPLEEVQAKLKQAKHNLEKQLICTLNDWIKNYVDVWLGMVYKDLVKKSCQKLKFSWKSEIATNKIEVILQETLNLIREHK from the coding sequence ATGGTAAGTTTTTCTTACACATCGCCGTTAAATAAAGTTAAAGGCAGCCAAGATGCCTGGGCTATAAAATTTGATGAAAATGTGTTTTTGGTTTCTCTTGGAGTGATTTGCGGAGAATCAGCGAAAATGTCTAATATCCCTAGACTGTCTCAGCGACCGGCCAATCAAGACAAATTCTGCACTTCTTCTATTTTCGAGGCGGGTATAGGTTGTTCTCGCATTGTATGGAAACAGCGTCCTCACTTAGTAAGAAATTTTGATTTATATCAAAAAAAGGAACAGGAGTTATCGCAATTGTGCCGGCTGGCTGATAAGGAGCAAGGAATTGCTTTGTTTTGGCTGAAAATAGCGACGGGCCGGTGTGAGCCGCAAATTTGGGAGCCGGTCAACCGAAATCAACTAGCGATGGAACATTTGGCGGCTTATTTTCAGACCAATTGTTATTATGCTGCTAAGGAAATTTTTTCTCAATCGCCTGAGCATTCTTGGGATGATTATTTCGGGATAGCGATGGTTTTTGTTTATGATTTTAACAAGTTATTTAGCCTGTTGAAAAGTTACAAAAATTCGCAAGGAACGCTGGCAAACTACGTTCAAAAGGCGCTGATAAATACAATTAAATCTGAAGCAAAAGTGCGGCGCTTTTCGCGGTGGCGGTTGCTTTGTACAAAAGGCGAGGAAAACCTAAAAGATGCGTTAGCAAAAGCTAACTTTGACAGCGCAGAAATTGCTTGTTTTTTGTTTGCTCGAAAGTATTTCCGGCAAGTTTATCTCATCAAAGTTAAAAATCCCAACCGGCCAAAAGGTCAACAATGGCCAGAGCCGGACAGTCAAGATTTTGAAGCGGCGGCGCAATGTTATAATGCTGAAAAAATGCTGCCAATTGCACCGCATGAGGTGAGTGCCGGTTTAAATGTGAGGGGAAAAAATATAGAAAGTTGGATGAAAAGCTGCATTGAAGCTTTGCAAAATTATCGTAAAATTCCTCTTTCGCTGGATTATTTAGAGGAAGCCGGTATTACAATTCCCGCAAATGAGGAAGAGGAAGAAACACCGACACCCTCTGAACAAAAAAAACCAACTTTTCCGCAGTTATCTAAAGAAACCCAAGCAGCTTTTTGGCAAAAATTGCAAACCCTAAAACCAGAACAACATAAACTTTTGTTGTTAAATTATGGAATAGGGTTAACCCAGCAAGAAATGGAGAAGTTTCTGGGAGTCAAGCAGTCGAGTATAAGCCGCCGACGTGACACAATTCACAAAAACTTTTTGCAGACTTTAACGAAGATATCAGGTGCGGATCAATGGGTTAAGCAATATATTGATGGTTGGCTAATTAACAAATACCGTTCTCCCGAACATTTTGATTTAATTCAAGCAGGATTGGTGGAAGCAATCAAGAAGCTAGAAGCAGAATCTCAGCAGATTTTACAAGTTTGTTATGGTCAAAAAATTGCGGTTGAACAAATAGCAAAACTGCAAGGAATACCGTTAGAAGAAGTGCAAGCCAAACTAAAACAAGCAAAGCACAACTTAGAAAAGCAGTTAATTTGCACCCTCAATGACTGGATTAAAAATTATGTAGATGTCTGGTTGGGGATGGTTTATAAAGATTTGGTAAAGAAAAGCTGCCAAAAATTAAAGTTCTCGTGGAAATCCGAAATCGCCACGAACAAGATTGAAGTTATTTTGCAAGAAACTCTGAATTTAATTCGGGAACATAAATAA
- a CDS encoding S-layer homology domain-containing protein, whose amino-acid sequence MAIDFSDIQNHFYQKSILQLQQQAIINGYSEGDFRGNGACADRNFSE is encoded by the coding sequence ATGGCAATTGATTTTTCAGATATTCAAAATCACTTTTATCAAAAATCTATCCTGCAACTTCAACAGCAAGCAATTATAAATGGCTATTCAGAGGGAGATTTTAGGGGTAATGGTGCTTGTGCTGATAGGAATTTTTCTGAATAA
- a CDS encoding NAD(P)/FAD-dependent oxidoreductase, with the protein MTDVIVIGSGIGGLCCAALLARYGLKVIVCESHSEAGGAAHGFEYKGFKFDSGPSLYSGLSYSPSTNPLKQVLDAIGESVPCLTYDTWGCCLPEGDFDTQVGGEQFCEILAKFRGQEAVSEWRNLQKVMEPLSRAATSMPPQALRFDLGAIFTVGRFAPALLPHLASLPKITAPFSQIIDEVVSDSFISNWLNLLCFLLSGLPASGTSTAEVAFMFAEWYKPGVVLDYPVGGSAGLVDALVRGLQKHGGELMLNTHVQQVLIEGNRAVGVRLRSGKELRAKKAVVSNCSIWDTLKLLPEGALPKNFRQNRESMPECDSFMHLHLGVDSAGLRSDLACHYIVVNDWQKGITAPQNVVVVSIPSVLDTSLAPAGKHVIHVYTPGNEPYSLWEGMDRKSEAYVRFKEERSQVMWQALERVIPDIKERCEVTLTGTPLTHERFLRRHRGSYGPAIAAGSGFFPGPLTPLDGLLCCGDSTFPGIGLPAVAASGAIAANTLVPVSKHLELLNFSSVAN; encoded by the coding sequence ATGACAGATGTTATCGTCATCGGTAGTGGGATCGGTGGGTTATGTTGTGCCGCACTTTTGGCACGTTATGGCTTAAAAGTGATAGTATGTGAGAGCCATTCCGAGGCCGGTGGCGCCGCACATGGCTTTGAATACAAAGGCTTTAAGTTCGATTCCGGGCCATCGCTTTATTCTGGCTTGTCTTACAGTCCTTCTACTAACCCCCTCAAACAAGTTTTAGATGCCATTGGGGAAAGCGTACCCTGCCTCACCTATGATACTTGGGGCTGTTGTTTGCCAGAGGGAGACTTTGATACACAGGTAGGCGGTGAGCAGTTTTGTGAGATTTTAGCAAAATTCCGGGGTCAAGAAGCCGTTAGCGAGTGGCGCAACTTGCAAAAAGTGATGGAACCGCTCTCTCGTGCCGCCACGTCCATGCCACCACAAGCCTTAAGGTTTGATTTGGGAGCCATTTTCACCGTAGGCCGGTTTGCCCCCGCCCTATTACCACACCTCGCCAGTCTGCCAAAAATCACAGCACCATTCTCACAAATTATCGATGAAGTTGTTTCCGACTCTTTCATCTCCAATTGGCTGAACTTATTGTGCTTTCTACTTTCTGGACTGCCGGCATCAGGCACCAGCACCGCCGAAGTCGCCTTTATGTTCGCCGAATGGTATAAACCAGGCGTTGTGCTAGATTATCCCGTTGGTGGCAGCGCCGGCCTGGTTGATGCTTTAGTGAGAGGTTTGCAAAAACACGGCGGAGAATTGATGCTGAATACTCATGTGCAGCAAGTCTTGATCGAAGGAAACCGCGCTGTGGGAGTGCGTTTGCGTTCTGGCAAAGAACTCCGCGCCAAAAAAGCTGTCGTCTCTAACTGCTCAATTTGGGATACCCTGAAACTGTTGCCAGAAGGTGCATTGCCGAAGAATTTTCGCCAAAATCGGGAAAGTATGCCAGAGTGTGATAGTTTTATGCACCTGCATTTAGGCGTTGATAGTGCCGGTTTGCGATCCGATTTGGCTTGTCATTATATCGTTGTCAACGATTGGCAAAAAGGCATCACCGCGCCGCAGAATGTCGTTGTGGTATCGATTCCCTCAGTTCTTGATACATCGTTAGCACCGGCCGGTAAGCACGTCATCCATGTTTACACCCCCGGAAATGAGCCTTACAGCCTTTGGGAAGGCATGGATAGAAAAAGTGAAGCTTATGTGAGATTTAAGGAAGAACGCTCACAAGTGATGTGGCAAGCTTTGGAGCGAGTTATTCCTGATATTAAAGAACGTTGTGAGGTGACATTAACCGGCACTCCTCTCACCCATGAGCGGTTTTTACGTCGCCATCGCGGTTCTTACGGGCCGGCTATTGCGGCGGGCTCTGGTTTCTTTCCGGGGCCCCTGACTCCCCTCGATGGGTTACTTTGTTGTGGCGATTCCACTTTTCCAGGGATCGGACTGCCGGCGGTGGCGGCGTCGGGGGCTATTGCTGCGAATACTTTGGTGCCGGTGAGCAAGCATTTAGAACTTCTCAATTTTTCTTCGGTTGCTAACTGA